Proteins from one Mesorhizobium sp. M9A.F.Ca.ET.002.03.1.2 genomic window:
- a CDS encoding DUF2007 domain-containing protein — protein MIELIRTNDAVIISFVESLMRDAGIGCFVADQNMSVLDGSIGILPRRIMVDADQADAARRILTDAGIANEIRQK, from the coding sequence ATGATAGAGCTTATCCGCACCAACGATGCCGTGATCATCTCCTTTGTCGAATCGCTGATGCGCGATGCCGGCATCGGCTGTTTCGTCGCCGACCAGAACATGAGCGTGCTCGACGGTTCGATCGGCATCCTGCCCCGGCGTATCATGGTCGACGCCGATCAGGCCGATGCGGCGCGGCGCATCCTGACGGATGCCGGCATCGCCAACGAGATCCGCCAGAAATAA
- a CDS encoding methyltransferase, protein MSAARATLAQDTPAHTVDAFHRGRFWLVQPKQAGHRAGMDAMMLAAAVPSSFAGRLADFGAGAGAAGLAVLSRCPNAEAVLIERSPEMSAFAATTLAHPGNAHLNDRAFVLAADVALSGRARTAAGLADKSFDFVIMNPPFNAVEDRATSDPLRKAAHVMEDGLFDSWIRSAAAVVKPRSGLAVIARPDQFGAILAAMSGRFGDAEMLAVHPRPEAAAIRIVVRAISGARGKLSIRPPLMLHAQSGDGPTERTEMINNGLASLFGD, encoded by the coding sequence ATGTCCGCGGCACGCGCCACCCTTGCCCAGGACACGCCGGCCCATACGGTCGATGCCTTCCATCGCGGACGGTTCTGGCTGGTGCAGCCGAAACAGGCCGGCCATCGCGCCGGCATGGACGCCATGATGCTGGCCGCTGCGGTGCCGTCCTCCTTCGCCGGTCGCCTTGCAGATTTCGGAGCGGGCGCCGGTGCCGCAGGGCTGGCGGTACTGTCGCGCTGCCCCAATGCCGAGGCCGTGCTCATCGAACGGTCTCCGGAAATGTCCGCCTTCGCCGCAACGACGCTTGCCCACCCCGGCAATGCACATCTCAACGACCGCGCCTTTGTACTCGCCGCCGACGTCGCGCTGTCGGGCCGGGCGCGAACGGCCGCCGGCCTTGCCGACAAGTCCTTCGATTTCGTCATCATGAACCCGCCCTTCAACGCCGTCGAGGATCGCGCCACATCAGACCCGCTCAGAAAGGCGGCGCATGTCATGGAGGACGGGCTGTTCGACAGCTGGATCCGAAGCGCGGCTGCCGTGGTCAAGCCGCGCAGCGGTCTTGCCGTGATTGCCAGGCCGGATCAGTTCGGCGCCATCCTCGCTGCGATGTCAGGCCGTTTCGGCGACGCCGAGATGCTGGCCGTCCACCCTCGCCCGGAGGCAGCGGCGATCCGCATCGTCGTCAGGGCAATATCAGGCGCACGCGGGAAACTGTCGATCCGCCCGCCGCTGATGCTGCATGCACAATCGGGCGACGGCCCCACGGAGCGGACCGAGATGATCAACAACGGACTTGCATCGCTGTTCGGCGATTGA
- a CDS encoding tetratricopeptide repeat protein, whose product MRQGCARWLTGLAIVTGMAISGLPALAKETTEPVKITSFSGAYLAARVAEGDNDLDSAIAYYKQALAFAPGDTSLQQSLMLSLIAQGRFEESLVYADKLKTVPDVERFSRLALAVGSFHKKDFSKAEYWLKLSLESDLDRLISGVMTGWAKQGAGDAGEAMASIDKLQGPDWFGLFKSFHRALIADASGLPEKADAIYAATLQDTATGGAAPETWMRNAQAYASFLARKGDKDKALSVLDQAEAFASGKVEILALRDKITKGQKIEPFVAGPSDGASEILLDLATALNRGGGEPFVRLYLQYALALKPDSDAALAQLAAVSEQLKDGEGAIALYRRIPDSSPLKALSELQLGLNLADLDRHDEAIAHLKALVEAHPDDMRTYQALGGVYASKEDFRSAAGLYDKAVAVLKTPTRADWNIFYQRGIAYERLKEWPKAEPNFRRALELFPDQPQVLNYLGYSWVDMNINLKEGLEMIQKAVDLRPSDGYIVDSLGWAYFRLGRFDDAVREMERAVSLKPEDPVLNDHLGDAYWRVGRRLEATFQWNQARDLKPDPGVLAALQQKLLKGLPPIESNTAQEIQKVKPAPAPAPKG is encoded by the coding sequence ATGCGGCAAGGATGTGCGCGCTGGCTGACAGGGCTGGCAATTGTGACGGGCATGGCGATCTCCGGTCTGCCTGCCCTGGCCAAAGAGACCACCGAGCCAGTCAAGATCACGTCTTTCTCGGGGGCCTATCTCGCTGCGCGGGTCGCTGAAGGCGACAATGATCTCGACAGCGCCATCGCCTACTACAAGCAGGCGCTCGCCTTCGCTCCCGGCGATACCTCGTTGCAGCAAAGCCTGATGCTGTCGCTGATCGCGCAAGGGCGCTTCGAAGAATCCCTGGTCTATGCCGACAAGCTCAAGACGGTTCCCGACGTCGAACGGTTTTCGCGCCTGGCGCTGGCCGTAGGTTCCTTTCACAAGAAGGACTTTTCCAAGGCCGAATACTGGCTCAAGCTTTCGCTCGAATCCGATCTCGACCGGCTGATCTCCGGCGTTATGACCGGCTGGGCCAAGCAGGGCGCCGGCGATGCCGGCGAGGCCATGGCGTCCATCGACAAGCTGCAGGGTCCGGACTGGTTCGGTCTCTTCAAATCCTTCCATCGCGCGCTGATCGCGGATGCGTCGGGCCTGCCCGAAAAGGCGGATGCGATCTACGCCGCCACCCTGCAGGACACCGCGACCGGTGGCGCGGCGCCCGAAACCTGGATGCGCAACGCGCAGGCCTATGCCTCCTTCCTTGCCCGCAAGGGCGACAAGGACAAGGCGCTGTCCGTGCTCGATCAGGCCGAGGCATTTGCATCCGGCAAGGTGGAGATATTGGCGCTTCGCGACAAGATTACCAAGGGCCAGAAGATCGAACCCTTTGTTGCCGGCCCGTCCGACGGCGCCTCGGAAATCCTGCTTGATCTCGCCACCGCGCTCAATCGCGGCGGCGGCGAGCCATTCGTCCGCCTCTATCTGCAATATGCCTTGGCACTGAAGCCCGACAGCGACGCGGCCCTTGCACAGCTCGCCGCCGTGTCCGAGCAGTTGAAGGACGGGGAGGGGGCCATCGCCCTCTATCGCCGCATCCCGGACAGTTCGCCGCTGAAGGCGCTTTCGGAACTGCAGCTCGGCCTCAACCTTGCCGATCTCGACCGCCATGACGAGGCCATCGCCCATCTGAAGGCCCTCGTCGAAGCGCATCCCGACGACATGCGCACCTATCAGGCGCTCGGTGGCGTCTATGCCTCGAAGGAGGATTTCCGCTCCGCGGCCGGTCTCTATGACAAGGCGGTGGCTGTGCTGAAGACTCCGACCCGCGCCGACTGGAACATCTTCTACCAGCGCGGCATCGCCTATGAGCGGCTGAAGGAGTGGCCGAAGGCCGAGCCGAATTTCCGCAGGGCGCTGGAATTGTTCCCCGACCAGCCGCAGGTTCTGAACTATCTGGGCTATTCCTGGGTGGATATGAACATCAACCTCAAGGAAGGCCTTGAGATGATCCAGAAGGCCGTCGACCTCAGGCCGAGCGACGGCTACATCGTCGATTCGCTGGGCTGGGCCTATTTCCGCCTGGGCAGGTTTGACGACGCTGTGCGCGAAATGGAACGGGCCGTATCGTTGAAGCCGGAAGATCCGGTGCTGAACGATCACCTCGGCGATGCCTATTGGCGCGTCGGCCGCCGGCTGGAAGCCACCTTCCAGTGGAACCAGGCCCGCGACCTGAAGCCGGATCCCGGTGTGCTCGCCGCCTTGCAGCAGAAACTGCTGAAGGGCCTGCCGCCGATCGAATCCAACACGGCGCAGGAAATCCAGAAGGTGAAGCCCGCGCCGGCGCCCGCGCCGAAGGGCTGA
- a CDS encoding polyprenyl synthetase family protein: protein MGVVLNIENGKREAASIKDLINLTAADMGRVNKLILSKAGSDVEMIPEIANHLISSGGKRLRPMLTLASAQMFGYSGEGHVKLATSVEFMHTATLLHDDVVDESGMRRGKKTARMIWGNQASVLVGDFLLGQAFRMMVDVGSLEALDILSSAASIIAEGEVMQLAAAKNLETTEDEHFAVIKAKTAALFSAAAEVGPVIAQATRNDRAALRSYGMNLGLAFQLIDDALDYGGTSKDLGKNVGDDFREGKVTLPVILAYRRGTKAERTFWKRAIEDNVTDDAGLEKAIGLMTRHGAIADTIGRAGHFGEIARDALAPLEATPQKSALIDVIDFCISRVN, encoded by the coding sequence GTGGGTGTCGTTCTCAACATCGAAAACGGGAAGCGGGAAGCCGCCTCCATCAAGGATCTCATCAACCTGACGGCGGCCGATATGGGGCGCGTCAACAAATTGATCCTGTCGAAGGCCGGTTCCGATGTGGAGATGATCCCGGAGATTGCCAACCACCTGATCTCCTCGGGCGGCAAGCGGCTGCGGCCGATGCTGACGCTCGCCTCGGCCCAGATGTTCGGCTATTCCGGCGAGGGCCACGTCAAGCTCGCCACATCGGTCGAGTTCATGCACACGGCCACGCTTCTCCACGACGATGTCGTCGACGAGAGCGGCATGCGGCGCGGCAAGAAGACCGCCCGCATGATCTGGGGCAATCAGGCAAGCGTGCTGGTCGGCGATTTCCTGCTTGGTCAGGCTTTCCGCATGATGGTCGATGTCGGCTCGCTGGAAGCGCTCGATATCCTGTCAAGTGCTGCCTCGATCATCGCCGAGGGCGAAGTGATGCAGCTCGCCGCCGCCAAGAACCTCGAAACCACCGAGGATGAGCATTTCGCGGTGATCAAGGCCAAGACCGCGGCGCTGTTCTCGGCAGCCGCCGAGGTCGGTCCGGTCATCGCCCAGGCCACGCGAAACGATCGCGCGGCGCTGCGCTCCTATGGCATGAATCTCGGCCTTGCCTTCCAGCTGATCGACGATGCGCTGGACTACGGCGGCACCAGCAAGGATCTGGGCAAGAATGTCGGCGACGATTTCCGCGAAGGCAAGGTGACGCTGCCGGTGATTCTCGCCTACCGGCGCGGCACCAAGGCCGAACGCACCTTCTGGAAGCGCGCCATCGAGGACAATGTCACCGACGACGCCGGGCTGGAAAAGGCGATCGGATTGATGACCCGCCACGGGGCGATCGCCGACACCATCGGGCGCGCCGGCCATTTCGGCGAGATCGCCCGCGACGCGCTGGCGCCGCTGGAGGCGACGCCGCAGAAATCGGCGCTGATCGATGTCATCGATTTCTGTATCAGCCGGGTGAACTGA
- the moaB gene encoding molybdenum cofactor biosynthesis protein B, with protein MARIDDESRSFIPVRIAVLTVSDTRSLADDKSGQTLADRIMEAGHILAARDIVTDDREKIRDRVLGWSKDEAIDVVITTGGTGFTGRDVTPEALEPIFEKRMDGFSEVFHRISYDKIGTSTIQSRATGGVVNATFVFVLPGSPGACKDAWDGILKPQLDYRHMPCNFVEIMPRLDEHLRRGTKTS; from the coding sequence ATGGCCAGGATTGACGACGAGAGCCGCTCCTTCATTCCCGTGCGCATCGCGGTGCTGACGGTCTCCGATACGCGCAGCCTCGCCGACGACAAATCAGGCCAGACGCTGGCCGACCGCATCATGGAGGCCGGCCATATCCTTGCCGCGCGCGACATCGTCACCGACGACCGCGAAAAAATCCGCGACAGGGTCTTGGGCTGGTCGAAGGACGAAGCGATCGATGTCGTCATCACCACCGGCGGCACCGGCTTTACCGGCCGCGACGTGACGCCGGAGGCGCTGGAGCCGATCTTCGAAAAGCGCATGGACGGCTTTTCCGAAGTGTTCCACCGCATCTCCTACGACAAGATCGGCACCTCGACGATCCAGAGCCGGGCGACCGGCGGCGTCGTCAACGCGACCTTCGTCTTCGTGCTGCCGGGCTCGCCCGGCGCCTGCAAGGACGCCTGGGACGGCATTTTGAAGCCGCAGCTCGACTACCGGCACATGCCCTGCAACTTCGTCGAGATCATGCCGCGCCTGGACGAGCATCTGCGTCGCGGCACCAAGACAAGTTAG
- a CDS encoding glycine--tRNA ligase subunit alpha: MHPSRSFQGLILTLHNYWADYGCVVLQPYDMEVGAGTFHPATTLRALGPKRWNAAYVQPSRRPKDGRYGENPNRLQHYYQYQVILKPNPPNLQELYLSSLAAIGVDPLLHDIRFVEDDWESPTLGAWGLGWECWCDGMEVSQFTYFQQVCGIECAPVAGELTYGLERLAMYVQGVDNVYDLNFNGRDGADKVTYGDVFLQAEQEYSRHNFEFANTAMLLRHFEDAEAECKALLDAGAPASNDNLAMHRMVFPAYDQCIKASHVFNLLDARGVISVTERQSYILRVRNLAKACGEAFLLTQAGGLAA; the protein is encoded by the coding sequence ATGCATCCCAGCCGCTCGTTTCAGGGGCTGATCCTGACCTTGCATAACTACTGGGCGGACTATGGCTGCGTCGTTCTCCAGCCCTATGACATGGAGGTCGGCGCCGGCACGTTCCATCCGGCGACGACGTTGCGCGCGCTTGGGCCAAAGCGCTGGAACGCGGCCTATGTGCAGCCCTCGCGCCGGCCCAAGGACGGGCGCTACGGCGAGAACCCGAACCGGTTGCAGCACTATTACCAGTACCAGGTGATCCTGAAGCCGAACCCGCCCAACCTGCAGGAGCTTTATCTCAGCTCGCTGGCGGCGATCGGCGTCGATCCTTTGCTGCACGACATCCGTTTCGTCGAGGACGACTGGGAAAGCCCGACGCTGGGCGCCTGGGGGCTGGGCTGGGAGTGCTGGTGCGACGGCATGGAAGTGTCGCAGTTCACCTATTTCCAGCAGGTCTGCGGCATCGAATGCGCGCCGGTGGCGGGCGAACTCACCTATGGGCTGGAGCGGCTGGCCATGTATGTGCAGGGCGTCGACAATGTCTACGACCTCAACTTCAATGGCCGCGATGGCGCCGACAAGGTGACCTATGGCGACGTCTTCCTGCAGGCCGAGCAGGAATATTCGCGCCACAATTTCGAATTCGCCAACACGGCGATGCTGCTCCGGCATTTCGAGGACGCCGAAGCCGAGTGCAAGGCGCTGCTCGATGCCGGCGCGCCAGCTTCGAACGACAATCTGGCGATGCACCGCATGGTGTTTCCCGCCTACGACCAGTGCATCAAGGCCAGCCACGTCTTCAACCTGCTCGACGCGCGCGGCGTGATTTCCGTCACCGAGCGGCAGAGCTACATCCTGCGGGTGCGCAATCTGGCGAAAGCCTGCGGCGAGGCGTTTTTGCTGACGCAGGCCGGCGGGCTGGCGGCCTAG
- a CDS encoding helix-turn-helix transcriptional regulator, with amino-acid sequence MDAVASPRKMPMLEMPRDEQAFAIVDRIYEAALAAELWPDALEAASALSRSASGAIFLVSDQLPVRAIGEAHLQPLLDEFMAGDNWTLSESVQRMCSMQPASFVRIDDFMTGEEIERDPIYACAKTFGVGLPVCTSISMPSGELALFVFQRWLRDGKYDQAAIDLLNGLRPHFARAGLVAARLGLERARTAVSILRDIGLPAAIMSGSGRVLTANLLLEDMADVLIPLAHGGMALADEQANALFQQAITQNQDNRIVRSIPVAAIEGRPALIVHVFPLRRAAHDFFSGADILVATTAVDIGANVPSPSILSGLFDLTPAEARLATELASGRSVQEAAMEIGVSIKSARTYLERIFRKTETSRQSQLVALLRSARTFP; translated from the coding sequence ATGGATGCCGTTGCTTCGCCCAGGAAGATGCCGATGCTGGAAATGCCGCGGGACGAGCAGGCCTTCGCCATTGTCGATCGAATCTACGAAGCGGCGCTCGCGGCCGAGCTGTGGCCGGATGCATTGGAAGCGGCCAGCGCGCTGTCTCGCTCGGCAAGCGGCGCGATCTTCCTGGTCAGCGACCAACTTCCGGTTCGCGCCATTGGCGAGGCGCATCTCCAGCCCTTGCTCGACGAATTCATGGCGGGGGACAACTGGACGCTTTCCGAGAGCGTGCAGCGCATGTGCAGTATGCAGCCCGCAAGCTTTGTGCGGATCGACGATTTCATGACCGGCGAAGAAATCGAGCGTGACCCGATTTATGCTTGCGCCAAAACGTTCGGCGTCGGCTTGCCTGTCTGCACATCGATTTCGATGCCCAGCGGAGAGCTTGCTTTGTTTGTCTTCCAGCGCTGGCTGAGGGATGGGAAATATGATCAGGCCGCGATCGATCTGTTGAACGGACTGCGTCCGCATTTCGCACGGGCCGGACTTGTCGCCGCGCGCCTAGGCCTGGAACGGGCCAGGACCGCCGTTTCCATCCTCCGGGACATCGGGCTGCCGGCTGCAATCATGAGCGGGTCCGGTCGTGTACTGACGGCCAATCTGCTTCTCGAAGACATGGCGGACGTGTTGATTCCCTTGGCCCATGGCGGCATGGCGCTTGCCGATGAGCAGGCAAACGCGCTTTTCCAGCAGGCCATCACGCAGAACCAGGATAATCGCATCGTGCGGTCCATCCCGGTTGCGGCCATCGAGGGGCGGCCCGCTCTGATCGTTCACGTGTTTCCGCTGCGCCGCGCCGCGCATGATTTTTTTTCGGGCGCGGATATTCTCGTTGCCACAACCGCAGTCGACATCGGCGCGAATGTTCCGTCGCCGAGCATCCTTTCAGGCCTGTTTGATCTGACGCCGGCGGAAGCCCGGCTTGCCACCGAGCTTGCCTCCGGCCGTTCCGTGCAGGAGGCGGCCATGGAAATCGGCGTCTCCATCAAATCGGCCCGAACCTACCTCGAACGAATCTTCCGAAAGACCGAGACCAGCCGTCAGAGCCAACTCGTGGCGCTGCTCAGAAGCGCGCGGACGTTTCCATGA
- a CDS encoding S49 family peptidase — MKRFLNRLLPKSWRSDIVTIPVIRLHGTIMAGGGQFRPSLSLASTAGPIEKAFSFEAPAVAISINSPGGSPVQSRLIFRRIRDLATEKNRKVLVFVEDVAASGGYMIAVAGDEIFADPSSIVGSIGVVSASFGFPELMKKIGIERRVHTAGQNKAVLDPFKPEKKEDIERLKALQLEVHETFIDLVKDRRGAKLKDDPDLFTGLFWTGKKGLELGLVDALGDMRSVLKTRFGPKTQLKLITAPRGLFGRFGWFSSSKGGFSAPDIAAAAASGVIDAAEERALWARFGL, encoded by the coding sequence GTGAAACGCTTTCTCAACCGCCTGCTGCCGAAATCCTGGCGCTCCGACATCGTCACCATTCCCGTCATCCGGCTGCATGGAACCATCATGGCCGGCGGCGGTCAATTCCGGCCGAGCCTATCGCTCGCGTCCACCGCCGGCCCTATCGAGAAGGCGTTTTCCTTCGAAGCACCCGCGGTCGCCATCTCGATCAATTCGCCGGGCGGCTCGCCGGTGCAGTCGCGGCTGATCTTCAGGCGCATCCGCGACCTGGCGACCGAGAAGAACAGAAAGGTCCTGGTCTTCGTCGAGGACGTGGCGGCGTCGGGCGGTTACATGATCGCGGTCGCCGGCGACGAGATCTTTGCCGATCCGTCCTCCATCGTCGGTTCGATCGGCGTGGTATCGGCCTCGTTCGGCTTTCCCGAGCTGATGAAGAAGATCGGCATCGAGCGCCGCGTCCATACAGCCGGCCAGAACAAGGCAGTGCTCGACCCGTTCAAGCCCGAGAAGAAGGAAGACATCGAGCGGCTGAAGGCGCTGCAGCTCGAGGTCCACGAAACTTTCATCGACCTCGTCAAGGACCGGCGCGGCGCCAAGCTCAAGGACGACCCGGATCTGTTCACCGGCCTGTTCTGGACCGGCAAGAAGGGGCTGGAGCTCGGGCTTGTCGATGCGCTCGGCGATATGCGCAGCGTGCTGAAAACCCGTTTCGGGCCAAAGACCCAGCTCAAGCTGATCACGGCGCCGCGCGGCCTGTTCGGCCGGTTCGGCTGGTTCAGCTCAAGCAAAGGGGGCTTTTCGGCGCCCGATATCGCCGCTGCTGCCGCAAGCGGCGTGATCGATGCGGCTGAAGAGCGCGCGCTGTGGGCTCGCTTCGGGCTTTGA
- the glyS gene encoding glycine--tRNA ligase subunit beta produces MPDLLLELRSEEIPARMQRKAAGDLRKMVTDGLVEAGLTYEAAREYWTPRRLALDIRGVTARSKDINEEIKGPSTKAPEQAVQGFLRKAGLSSIAEAHVHADPKKGDFYVAHISKPGRAAEAIIAELVPGIIRGFPWPKSMRWGPASAKPGSLRWVRPLQSILCTFGPETEEPVVVDFEIDGIRSGNITYGHRFHAPGAITVRRFDDYAAKLEAAKVVLDADRRKQIILADGRNLAFANGLDLVEDEGLLEEVSGLVEWPVVLMGEFEQDFLAIPAEVIRLTIRANQKCFVTRPHGAGEELSNRFLLTANIEAKDGGKEIAHGNGKVVRARLSDALYFWKTDQGDLPDLDQLQASAEKFGLDLKKPLDQRMARLDHLGVTFHAKLGTQGERVERIKRLAGEIAAFLSKQLNFFDGKLLSADDLNVEQKYLRERAERAAVLAKADLTTEVVGEFPELQGAMGRKYALLQGEHPSVAAAIEEHWKPQGPSDRVPTDPVSIAVALADKLDTLVGFWAIDEKPTGSKDPYALRRAALGVTRILIENGIRLALTPVFGTVYEWANYLDKNAVTTLEGKAEQIYRSDLLTFFHDRLKVYLRDQGARHDLIDAVLAAGSRPIFSLVGEMSAKPTEGGAVPPSSQREAPPSALPGISPTRGEIGQSQNDDLLQIVRRVEALGSFLDTEDGKNLLAGTKRAANILAAEEKKKTTIAETVEPALFREDAEKALFAAVNQAEREAGEAIRNEDFSAAMLALSVLREPVDSFFEQVLVNDEDQAVRANRLALLARIRAATDQVADFSKIAG; encoded by the coding sequence ATGCCCGACCTGCTTCTAGAACTCCGCTCGGAAGAGATTCCTGCCCGCATGCAGCGCAAGGCGGCGGGCGATCTCAGGAAGATGGTGACGGACGGTCTGGTCGAGGCCGGGCTGACCTATGAGGCGGCACGCGAATATTGGACGCCGCGCCGGTTGGCGCTCGACATTCGCGGCGTGACCGCGCGCTCGAAGGACATCAACGAGGAGATCAAGGGGCCCTCGACCAAGGCGCCCGAACAGGCGGTTCAGGGTTTTCTGCGCAAGGCCGGTCTTTCCTCGATCGCCGAGGCGCATGTCCATGCCGATCCCAAGAAGGGCGACTTCTACGTCGCCCACATCTCCAAGCCGGGCAGGGCGGCAGAGGCGATCATCGCCGAGCTGGTGCCGGGCATCATCCGTGGCTTTCCGTGGCCGAAATCGATGCGCTGGGGGCCGGCCTCGGCCAAACCAGGATCCCTGCGCTGGGTGCGGCCCCTGCAATCCATCCTGTGCACCTTCGGCCCGGAAACCGAGGAGCCGGTGGTGGTCGATTTCGAGATCGACGGCATCCGCTCGGGCAACATCACCTATGGCCACCGTTTTCATGCTCCCGGCGCGATCACCGTGCGCCGCTTCGACGATTATGCCGCCAAGCTGGAGGCGGCCAAGGTCGTGCTCGATGCCGACCGGCGCAAGCAGATCATCCTCGCCGACGGCAGGAACCTCGCTTTCGCCAACGGGCTCGACCTCGTCGAGGACGAGGGGCTGCTCGAGGAAGTGTCAGGCCTGGTCGAATGGCCTGTCGTGCTGATGGGCGAATTCGAGCAGGACTTTCTCGCCATTCCGGCCGAGGTAATCCGGCTAACCATCCGCGCCAACCAGAAATGTTTCGTGACACGGCCGCACGGCGCCGGCGAGGAGCTTTCCAACCGCTTCCTCCTGACCGCCAACATCGAGGCCAAGGATGGCGGCAAGGAGATTGCCCACGGCAACGGCAAGGTGGTGCGCGCCCGCCTGTCCGACGCGCTCTATTTCTGGAAGACCGACCAGGGCGACCTGCCTGATCTCGACCAGTTGCAGGCATCGGCGGAAAAGTTCGGGCTCGATCTCAAAAAGCCGCTCGACCAGCGCATGGCCCGCCTCGACCATCTCGGCGTCACCTTCCACGCCAAGCTCGGCACGCAGGGCGAGCGGGTGGAGCGCATCAAGCGGCTGGCTGGTGAGATTGCCGCCTTTTTGTCGAAGCAGCTGAATTTCTTCGATGGCAAGCTTCTGTCCGCCGACGATCTGAACGTCGAGCAGAAATATCTCCGCGAGCGCGCCGAGCGTGCTGCCGTTCTGGCCAAGGCCGACCTCACCACCGAAGTGGTCGGCGAGTTCCCGGAATTGCAGGGCGCCATGGGCCGCAAATATGCGCTGCTGCAAGGCGAGCATCCTTCCGTCGCCGCCGCAATCGAGGAACATTGGAAGCCGCAGGGCCCGTCAGATCGTGTGCCGACCGATCCGGTTTCGATTGCCGTCGCGCTCGCCGATAAGCTGGACACGCTGGTCGGCTTCTGGGCGATCGACGAAAAGCCGACGGGGTCGAAGGACCCCTATGCGCTGAGAAGGGCAGCGCTTGGGGTAACGAGAATACTGATTGAGAACGGTATCCGACTGGCGCTCACACCCGTCTTCGGAACCGTCTATGAGTGGGCGAACTATCTCGACAAGAATGCCGTTACAACGCTGGAAGGGAAGGCGGAACAAATCTACCGCTCCGACCTCCTCACCTTCTTCCACGACCGCCTGAAAGTCTATCTCCGCGATCAGGGCGCGCGGCATGATCTGATCGACGCGGTGCTGGCAGCGGGTTCGCGCCCGATCTTCTCCCTAGTGGGGGAGATGTCGGCGAAGCCGACCGAGGGGGGCGCTGTCCCGCCATCATCTCAGCGCGAGGCGCCCCCCTCTGCCCTGCCGGGCATCTCCCCCACGAGGGGGGAGATTGGCCAATCCCAAAACGACGACCTCCTGCAAATCGTCCGCCGCGTCGAAGCGCTTGGTTCCTTCCTCGACACCGAGGACGGCAAGAACCTGCTTGCCGGCACCAAGCGTGCGGCCAACATTCTCGCCGCCGAGGAGAAGAAAAAAACGACGATCGCCGAGACTGTTGAGCCGGCTCTATTCCGCGAAGATGCCGAGAAAGCGCTGTTTGCGGCGGTGAACCAGGCCGAGAGGGAGGCCGGCGAAGCGATTCGAAACGAAGACTTTTCCGCCGCCATGCTGGCGCTTAGCGTTTTGCGCGAACCGGTTGATTCATTCTTCGAGCAAGTGCTCGTAAACGACGAGGATCAGGCCGTTCGTGCCAATCGTCTGGCGTTGCTGGCGCGCATCCGGGCAGCGACCGACCAGGTCGCGGATTTCTCGAAGATCGCCGGCTGA
- a CDS encoding 4-(cytidine 5'-diphospho)-2-C-methyl-D-erythritol kinase: MPLAADTVDSGITVRALHAHAKINLALHVTGRRADGYHMIESLAVFTRFGDRVEIELADSDGFSVSGRYAAAVPLDGNNLVVKARDALRDQAGQRHTPPVAIRLEKNLPVASGVGGGSSDAAAVLRGLAEIWRLDLDDAQLARVGLPLGADVPMCLAAKPLIARGVGDELSTVPGFPALGLVLVNPGIAVSTAEVFNALSDRDNEGLPPLPRSLDFHSIRNWLEITRNDLEPAARTIQPAIGKAISVLNKAGAGFARMSGSGATCFGLFETGNVAKRAAVDIRGRHPDWFVAATRSMTSEADTHGQD, encoded by the coding sequence ATCCCCCTCGCGGCTGACACAGTAGATTCCGGCATCACCGTGCGGGCTTTGCACGCGCATGCCAAGATAAATCTCGCGCTGCACGTCACCGGCAGGCGCGCCGACGGCTATCACATGATCGAGAGCCTGGCGGTGTTCACGCGCTTCGGCGACAGGGTCGAGATCGAGCTCGCCGACAGCGACGGGTTTTCCGTGTCGGGCCGATACGCCGCCGCAGTCCCGCTCGACGGCAACAACCTGGTGGTGAAAGCGCGCGACGCGCTGCGAGATCAAGCCGGTCAGCGGCATACGCCGCCGGTGGCCATCAGGCTCGAAAAGAACCTGCCGGTCGCATCCGGCGTCGGCGGCGGGTCGAGCGATGCAGCCGCGGTGCTGCGCGGGCTGGCTGAGATATGGAGGCTGGACCTCGATGACGCCCAACTGGCGCGGGTCGGCCTCCCGCTGGGCGCCGACGTTCCCATGTGCCTCGCGGCAAAGCCGCTGATCGCGCGCGGCGTTGGTGACGAGCTGTCGACCGTGCCGGGCTTTCCGGCGCTTGGGCTGGTTCTCGTCAATCCCGGCATCGCCGTCTCCACGGCTGAGGTATTCAATGCGCTTTCCGATCGCGACAATGAGGGGCTGCCGCCGTTGCCGCGCAGCCTCGACTTCCACAGTATCCGCAATTGGCTGGAGATCACCCGGAACGATCTCGAGCCCGCGGCGCGGACGATCCAGCCGGCCATCGGCAAGGCGATTTCGGTGCTCAACAAGGCCGGAGCGGGGTTCGCCCGGATGTCCGGTTCCGGCGCGACCTGCTTCGGGCTGTTCGAGACCGGCAATGTGGCCAAGCGCGCGGCCGTCGATATCCGCGGCCGCCATCCCGACTGGTTCGTTGCCGCGACGCGAAGCATGACATCGGAAGCTGACACGCATGGCCAGGATTGA